The Falco rusticolus isolate bFalRus1 chromosome 5, bFalRus1.pri, whole genome shotgun sequence genome has a segment encoding these proteins:
- the SLCO1A2 gene encoding solute carrier organic anion transporter family member 1A2 isoform X2: MKEAEKPRTGNKFCCISKLKVFLLSLSLAYVGKTMSGAYMNSMYTQIEKQFNIPASLVGIINGSFEIGNLLLIAFVSYFGAKLHRPRIIALGCTVLSFGCLLISLPHFLFGRYHIESSISQWENFSVVPLCLVNQSLISLPTEEPSTECEKEPGSLLWIFVMVGNIVRGMGETPIMPLGISYLEDFAKAENSPFYLGCLHTATVIGPFLGFLLASFCAELFVDLESVDAEDITITATDARWVGAWWLGILVCASLNLLAGIPFWFLPKSLVKEGESNESEEKSKKSVVPLQENDKDEAKQTMYEIAKDFIPFLKALFCNPVYMLFICITVLQFSAFNGMISFMPKYLEQQFGKSASDAIFLIGVYNLPVICVGYFFGGLFMKKFKINIYQAANIAFWVSLLEYLLYFAAYWTVCDTSPVAGLTVSYEGIEQVSYAENTLLAGCNRDCDCPLKVWDPVCGNNGITYVSPCLAGCKASGGTGKSVVFENCTCVAATGLSSQNVSAILGQCDGEENCDKMLRYFLVLSLVCSFIFSLAAMPGYMVLIRSLKPEEKSFGVGIHGLASRVFALIDTTCLKWGSMTCGGEGACRMYDIVTYRWLYLGLPAVLRGVSYIPSALILLILKKKLKSESQILLNAPVEMQDKEQEALK, from the exons ATGAAAGAAGCTGAGAAGCCTCGTACAGGGAACAAATTCTGCTGCATTTCTAAGCTTAag GTGTTTCTGCTGTCACTATCACTTGCATATGTTGGTAAAACGATGTCTGGTGCTTACATGAACAGCATGTACACACAGATAGAGAAACAGTTTAATATTCCAGCTTCTTTAGTGGGGATCATTAATGGAAGCTTTGAAATTG GCAACTTGCTGCTGATAGCATTTGTGAGCTACTTCGGAGCAAAGCTTCACAGACCCAGAATAATTGCGTTGGGCTGCACAGTTCTGTCATTTGGGTGTCTTTTGATATCACTTCCTCATTTCCTCTTTGGAAG GTATCATATTGAGAGCAGTATTTCACAATGGGAGAATTTTTCAGTTGTGCCTCTGTGCCTTGTTAATCAAAGCTTGATCTCTTTACCTACAGAGGAACCATCAACAG AATGTGAAAAAGAGCCTGGGTCCTTGCTGTGGATATTTGTGATGGTTGGAAACATAGTACGAGGAATGGGTGAAACCCCCATCATGCCTTTAGGCATTTCATATTTGGAGGATTTTGCCAAAGCAGAGAATTCACCTTTCTACTTGG GATGTCTACATACAGCAACCGTAATTGGCCCCTTCCTTGGTTTCTTGTTGGCATCATTCTGTGCAGAACTGTTTGTTGATCTGGAATCAGTAGATGCAG AGGACATAACTATAACAGCTACTGATGCCCGGTGGGTTGGAGCATGGTGGCTGGGCATTTTGGTTTGTGCATCACTGAATCTTCTTGCGGGAATACCTTTTTGGTTTTTGCCCAAGTCACTtgtgaaggaaggagaaagcaatgAATCTGAGGAGAAGAGTAAAAAAAGTGTAGTACCATTGCAAGAAAATGATAAAGATGAAGCCAAACAGACCATGTATGAAATTGCTAAAG ATTTCATCCCCTTCCTCAAGGCTCTGTTTTGCAACCCAGTTTATATGTTGTTTATATGCATAACTGTGTTACAGTTCAGTGCCTTCAATGGCATGATATCTTTCATGCCCAAATATCTGGAACAGCAGTTTGGAAAATCTGCATCAGATGCCATCTTTTTAATTG GTGTTTACAACTTACCAGTTATATGCGTCGGGTATTTTTTTGGAGGCTTATTCATGAAGAAATTCAAGATAAATATCTATCAGGCTGCGAACATAGCATTTTGGGTATCTTTACTGGAATACCTTCTCTACTTTGCTGCCTATTGGACTGTCTGTGATACTTCACCAGTTGCTGGCCTAACAGTTTCCTATGAAGG aatagAACAAGTTTCATATGCAGAAAATACTCTGCTTGCTGGCTGCAACAGGGATTGTGATTGCCCACTTAAAGTATGGGACCCTGTTTGTGGGAACAATGGAATCACTTATGTATCACCTTGTCTTGCTGGGTGTAAAGCCTCAGGAGGAACTGGAAAAAGTGTG GTATTTGAAAACTGCACCTGTGTTGCAGCCACAGGGCTTTCATCTCAAAATGTCTCTGCGATTCTGGGCCAGTGTGATGGAGAAGAAAACTGTGACAAGATGCTTCGTTATTTTTTAGTATTGTCATTAGtctgcagcttcattttttccttagCAGCCATGCCTGGGTACATGGTCTTAATAAG ATCTctaaagcctgaagaaaagTCATTTGGAGTGGGTATCCATGGACTAGCTTCAAGAGTATTTG CTTTGATAGATACCACTTGCTTGAAATGGGGTAGTATGACTTGTGGTGGAGAAGGAGCATGTCGGATGTATGACATTGTCACATACAG
- the SLCO1A2 gene encoding solute carrier organic anion transporter family member 1A2 isoform X4, with translation MKEAEKPRTGNKFCCISKLKVFLLSLSLAYVGKTMSGAYMNSMYTQIEKQFNIPASLVGIINGSFEIGNLLLIAFVSYFGAKLHRPRIIALGCTVLSFGCLLISLPHFLFGRYHIESSISQWENFSVVPLCLVNQSLISLPTEEPSTGCLHTATVIGPFLGFLLASFCAELFVDLESVDAEDITITATDARWVGAWWLGILVCASLNLLAGIPFWFLPKSLVKEGESNESEEKSKKSVVPLQENDKDEAKQTMYEIAKDFIPFLKALFCNPVYMLFICITVLQFSAFNGMISFMPKYLEQQFGKSASDAIFLIGVYNLPVICVGYFFGGLFMKKFKINIYQAANIAFWVSLLEYLLYFAAYWTVCDTSPVAGLTVSYEGIEQVSYAENTLLAGCNRDCDCPLKVWDPVCGNNGITYVSPCLAGCKASGGTGKSVVFENCTCVAATGLSSQNVSAILGQCDGEENCDKMLRYFLVLSLVCSFIFSLAAMPGYMVLIRSLKPEEKSFGVGIHGLASRVFAGIPSPIYFGALIDTTCLKWGSMTCGGEGACRMYDIVTYRWLYLGLPAVLRGVSYIPSALILLILKKKLKSESQILLNAPVEMQDKEQEALK, from the exons ATGAAAGAAGCTGAGAAGCCTCGTACAGGGAACAAATTCTGCTGCATTTCTAAGCTTAag GTGTTTCTGCTGTCACTATCACTTGCATATGTTGGTAAAACGATGTCTGGTGCTTACATGAACAGCATGTACACACAGATAGAGAAACAGTTTAATATTCCAGCTTCTTTAGTGGGGATCATTAATGGAAGCTTTGAAATTG GCAACTTGCTGCTGATAGCATTTGTGAGCTACTTCGGAGCAAAGCTTCACAGACCCAGAATAATTGCGTTGGGCTGCACAGTTCTGTCATTTGGGTGTCTTTTGATATCACTTCCTCATTTCCTCTTTGGAAG GTATCATATTGAGAGCAGTATTTCACAATGGGAGAATTTTTCAGTTGTGCCTCTGTGCCTTGTTAATCAAAGCTTGATCTCTTTACCTACAGAGGAACCATCAACAG GATGTCTACATACAGCAACCGTAATTGGCCCCTTCCTTGGTTTCTTGTTGGCATCATTCTGTGCAGAACTGTTTGTTGATCTGGAATCAGTAGATGCAG AGGACATAACTATAACAGCTACTGATGCCCGGTGGGTTGGAGCATGGTGGCTGGGCATTTTGGTTTGTGCATCACTGAATCTTCTTGCGGGAATACCTTTTTGGTTTTTGCCCAAGTCACTtgtgaaggaaggagaaagcaatgAATCTGAGGAGAAGAGTAAAAAAAGTGTAGTACCATTGCAAGAAAATGATAAAGATGAAGCCAAACAGACCATGTATGAAATTGCTAAAG ATTTCATCCCCTTCCTCAAGGCTCTGTTTTGCAACCCAGTTTATATGTTGTTTATATGCATAACTGTGTTACAGTTCAGTGCCTTCAATGGCATGATATCTTTCATGCCCAAATATCTGGAACAGCAGTTTGGAAAATCTGCATCAGATGCCATCTTTTTAATTG GTGTTTACAACTTACCAGTTATATGCGTCGGGTATTTTTTTGGAGGCTTATTCATGAAGAAATTCAAGATAAATATCTATCAGGCTGCGAACATAGCATTTTGGGTATCTTTACTGGAATACCTTCTCTACTTTGCTGCCTATTGGACTGTCTGTGATACTTCACCAGTTGCTGGCCTAACAGTTTCCTATGAAGG aatagAACAAGTTTCATATGCAGAAAATACTCTGCTTGCTGGCTGCAACAGGGATTGTGATTGCCCACTTAAAGTATGGGACCCTGTTTGTGGGAACAATGGAATCACTTATGTATCACCTTGTCTTGCTGGGTGTAAAGCCTCAGGAGGAACTGGAAAAAGTGTG GTATTTGAAAACTGCACCTGTGTTGCAGCCACAGGGCTTTCATCTCAAAATGTCTCTGCGATTCTGGGCCAGTGTGATGGAGAAGAAAACTGTGACAAGATGCTTCGTTATTTTTTAGTATTGTCATTAGtctgcagcttcattttttccttagCAGCCATGCCTGGGTACATGGTCTTAATAAG ATCTctaaagcctgaagaaaagTCATTTGGAGTGGGTATCCATGGACTAGCTTCAAGAGTATTTG CTGGAATTCCATCTCCCATTTATTTTGGAGCTTTGATAGATACCACTTGCTTGAAATGGGGTAGTATGACTTGTGGTGGAGAAGGAGCATGTCGGATGTATGACATTGTCACATACAG
- the SLCO1A2 gene encoding solute carrier organic anion transporter family member 1A2 isoform X3 → MKEAEKPRTGNKFCCISKLKVFLLSLSLAYVGKTMSGAYMNSMYTQIEKQFNIPASLVGIINGSFEIGNLLLIAFVSYFGAKLHRPRIIALGCTVLSFGCLLISLPHFLFGRYHIESSISQWENFSVVPLCLVNQSLISLPTEEPSTECEKEPGSLLWIFVMVGNIVRGMGETPIMPLGISYLEDFAKAENSPFYLGCLHTATVIGPFLGFLLASFCAELFVDLESVDAEDITITATDARWVGAWWLGILVCASLNLLAGIPFWFLPKSLVKEGESNESEEKSKKSVVPLQENDKDEAKQTMYEIAKDFIPFLKALFCNPVYMLFICITVLQFSAFNGMISFMPKYLEQQFGKSASDAIFLIGLFMKKFKINIYQAANIAFWVSLLEYLLYFAAYWTVCDTSPVAGLTVSYEGIEQVSYAENTLLAGCNRDCDCPLKVWDPVCGNNGITYVSPCLAGCKASGGTGKSVVFENCTCVAATGLSSQNVSAILGQCDGEENCDKMLRYFLVLSLVCSFIFSLAAMPGYMVLIRSLKPEEKSFGVGIHGLASRVFAGIPSPIYFGALIDTTCLKWGSMTCGGEGACRMYDIVTYRWLYLGLPAVLRGVSYIPSALILLILKKKLKSESQILLNAPVEMQDKEQEALK, encoded by the exons ATGAAAGAAGCTGAGAAGCCTCGTACAGGGAACAAATTCTGCTGCATTTCTAAGCTTAag GTGTTTCTGCTGTCACTATCACTTGCATATGTTGGTAAAACGATGTCTGGTGCTTACATGAACAGCATGTACACACAGATAGAGAAACAGTTTAATATTCCAGCTTCTTTAGTGGGGATCATTAATGGAAGCTTTGAAATTG GCAACTTGCTGCTGATAGCATTTGTGAGCTACTTCGGAGCAAAGCTTCACAGACCCAGAATAATTGCGTTGGGCTGCACAGTTCTGTCATTTGGGTGTCTTTTGATATCACTTCCTCATTTCCTCTTTGGAAG GTATCATATTGAGAGCAGTATTTCACAATGGGAGAATTTTTCAGTTGTGCCTCTGTGCCTTGTTAATCAAAGCTTGATCTCTTTACCTACAGAGGAACCATCAACAG AATGTGAAAAAGAGCCTGGGTCCTTGCTGTGGATATTTGTGATGGTTGGAAACATAGTACGAGGAATGGGTGAAACCCCCATCATGCCTTTAGGCATTTCATATTTGGAGGATTTTGCCAAAGCAGAGAATTCACCTTTCTACTTGG GATGTCTACATACAGCAACCGTAATTGGCCCCTTCCTTGGTTTCTTGTTGGCATCATTCTGTGCAGAACTGTTTGTTGATCTGGAATCAGTAGATGCAG AGGACATAACTATAACAGCTACTGATGCCCGGTGGGTTGGAGCATGGTGGCTGGGCATTTTGGTTTGTGCATCACTGAATCTTCTTGCGGGAATACCTTTTTGGTTTTTGCCCAAGTCACTtgtgaaggaaggagaaagcaatgAATCTGAGGAGAAGAGTAAAAAAAGTGTAGTACCATTGCAAGAAAATGATAAAGATGAAGCCAAACAGACCATGTATGAAATTGCTAAAG ATTTCATCCCCTTCCTCAAGGCTCTGTTTTGCAACCCAGTTTATATGTTGTTTATATGCATAACTGTGTTACAGTTCAGTGCCTTCAATGGCATGATATCTTTCATGCCCAAATATCTGGAACAGCAGTTTGGAAAATCTGCATCAGATGCCATCTTTTTAATTG GCTTATTCATGAAGAAATTCAAGATAAATATCTATCAGGCTGCGAACATAGCATTTTGGGTATCTTTACTGGAATACCTTCTCTACTTTGCTGCCTATTGGACTGTCTGTGATACTTCACCAGTTGCTGGCCTAACAGTTTCCTATGAAGG aatagAACAAGTTTCATATGCAGAAAATACTCTGCTTGCTGGCTGCAACAGGGATTGTGATTGCCCACTTAAAGTATGGGACCCTGTTTGTGGGAACAATGGAATCACTTATGTATCACCTTGTCTTGCTGGGTGTAAAGCCTCAGGAGGAACTGGAAAAAGTGTG GTATTTGAAAACTGCACCTGTGTTGCAGCCACAGGGCTTTCATCTCAAAATGTCTCTGCGATTCTGGGCCAGTGTGATGGAGAAGAAAACTGTGACAAGATGCTTCGTTATTTTTTAGTATTGTCATTAGtctgcagcttcattttttccttagCAGCCATGCCTGGGTACATGGTCTTAATAAG ATCTctaaagcctgaagaaaagTCATTTGGAGTGGGTATCCATGGACTAGCTTCAAGAGTATTTG CTGGAATTCCATCTCCCATTTATTTTGGAGCTTTGATAGATACCACTTGCTTGAAATGGGGTAGTATGACTTGTGGTGGAGAAGGAGCATGTCGGATGTATGACATTGTCACATACAG
- the SLCO1A2 gene encoding solute carrier organic anion transporter family member 1A2 isoform X1, translating into MKEAEKPRTGNKFCCISKLKVFLLSLSLAYVGKTMSGAYMNSMYTQIEKQFNIPASLVGIINGSFEIGNLLLIAFVSYFGAKLHRPRIIALGCTVLSFGCLLISLPHFLFGRYHIESSISQWENFSVVPLCLVNQSLISLPTEEPSTECEKEPGSLLWIFVMVGNIVRGMGETPIMPLGISYLEDFAKAENSPFYLGCLHTATVIGPFLGFLLASFCAELFVDLESVDAEDITITATDARWVGAWWLGILVCASLNLLAGIPFWFLPKSLVKEGESNESEEKSKKSVVPLQENDKDEAKQTMYEIAKDFIPFLKALFCNPVYMLFICITVLQFSAFNGMISFMPKYLEQQFGKSASDAIFLIGVYNLPVICVGYFFGGLFMKKFKINIYQAANIAFWVSLLEYLLYFAAYWTVCDTSPVAGLTVSYEGIEQVSYAENTLLAGCNRDCDCPLKVWDPVCGNNGITYVSPCLAGCKASGGTGKSVVFENCTCVAATGLSSQNVSAILGQCDGEENCDKMLRYFLVLSLVCSFIFSLAAMPGYMVLIRSLKPEEKSFGVGIHGLASRVFAGIPSPIYFGALIDTTCLKWGSMTCGGEGACRMYDIVTYRWLYLGLPAVLRGVSYIPSALILLILKKKLKSESQILLNAPVEMQDKEQEALK; encoded by the exons ATGAAAGAAGCTGAGAAGCCTCGTACAGGGAACAAATTCTGCTGCATTTCTAAGCTTAag GTGTTTCTGCTGTCACTATCACTTGCATATGTTGGTAAAACGATGTCTGGTGCTTACATGAACAGCATGTACACACAGATAGAGAAACAGTTTAATATTCCAGCTTCTTTAGTGGGGATCATTAATGGAAGCTTTGAAATTG GCAACTTGCTGCTGATAGCATTTGTGAGCTACTTCGGAGCAAAGCTTCACAGACCCAGAATAATTGCGTTGGGCTGCACAGTTCTGTCATTTGGGTGTCTTTTGATATCACTTCCTCATTTCCTCTTTGGAAG GTATCATATTGAGAGCAGTATTTCACAATGGGAGAATTTTTCAGTTGTGCCTCTGTGCCTTGTTAATCAAAGCTTGATCTCTTTACCTACAGAGGAACCATCAACAG AATGTGAAAAAGAGCCTGGGTCCTTGCTGTGGATATTTGTGATGGTTGGAAACATAGTACGAGGAATGGGTGAAACCCCCATCATGCCTTTAGGCATTTCATATTTGGAGGATTTTGCCAAAGCAGAGAATTCACCTTTCTACTTGG GATGTCTACATACAGCAACCGTAATTGGCCCCTTCCTTGGTTTCTTGTTGGCATCATTCTGTGCAGAACTGTTTGTTGATCTGGAATCAGTAGATGCAG AGGACATAACTATAACAGCTACTGATGCCCGGTGGGTTGGAGCATGGTGGCTGGGCATTTTGGTTTGTGCATCACTGAATCTTCTTGCGGGAATACCTTTTTGGTTTTTGCCCAAGTCACTtgtgaaggaaggagaaagcaatgAATCTGAGGAGAAGAGTAAAAAAAGTGTAGTACCATTGCAAGAAAATGATAAAGATGAAGCCAAACAGACCATGTATGAAATTGCTAAAG ATTTCATCCCCTTCCTCAAGGCTCTGTTTTGCAACCCAGTTTATATGTTGTTTATATGCATAACTGTGTTACAGTTCAGTGCCTTCAATGGCATGATATCTTTCATGCCCAAATATCTGGAACAGCAGTTTGGAAAATCTGCATCAGATGCCATCTTTTTAATTG GTGTTTACAACTTACCAGTTATATGCGTCGGGTATTTTTTTGGAGGCTTATTCATGAAGAAATTCAAGATAAATATCTATCAGGCTGCGAACATAGCATTTTGGGTATCTTTACTGGAATACCTTCTCTACTTTGCTGCCTATTGGACTGTCTGTGATACTTCACCAGTTGCTGGCCTAACAGTTTCCTATGAAGG aatagAACAAGTTTCATATGCAGAAAATACTCTGCTTGCTGGCTGCAACAGGGATTGTGATTGCCCACTTAAAGTATGGGACCCTGTTTGTGGGAACAATGGAATCACTTATGTATCACCTTGTCTTGCTGGGTGTAAAGCCTCAGGAGGAACTGGAAAAAGTGTG GTATTTGAAAACTGCACCTGTGTTGCAGCCACAGGGCTTTCATCTCAAAATGTCTCTGCGATTCTGGGCCAGTGTGATGGAGAAGAAAACTGTGACAAGATGCTTCGTTATTTTTTAGTATTGTCATTAGtctgcagcttcattttttccttagCAGCCATGCCTGGGTACATGGTCTTAATAAG ATCTctaaagcctgaagaaaagTCATTTGGAGTGGGTATCCATGGACTAGCTTCAAGAGTATTTG CTGGAATTCCATCTCCCATTTATTTTGGAGCTTTGATAGATACCACTTGCTTGAAATGGGGTAGTATGACTTGTGGTGGAGAAGGAGCATGTCGGATGTATGACATTGTCACATACAG